CACGTTGCGCGCGACGATCTTGCCCACTCCCACCTGGCCCGCGGGCGCGTCGATCTTCACCGAGGCGATGATGTCCACCCGGTCGCCTTCCCGCACCTCGCCGCCCACCGCCGTCTCCGGGCTGTAGGGAACGGCAAACGCCCTCAGGGCTCCGTCACCCAGCGCCGACACCCGCGCAGTCATCAGCCCGCGCTCGCCCCTCACCTCGGCCAGATGCGCCCGGCGCAGGACGTCACCCCGCAGCACCTCCACCGAAGTGTACTTGCCGAGAAGCGAGCGCAGGTCCGTGGACGGGCCCGCCTGCCCCGGCTCACGGATCACGTCCTCCGGCAGGGAGGCCTTGGGCACCTCCTCGACGGCCAGCATCTCCGCAGTCAGGCGCGTGAAG
This is a stretch of genomic DNA from Bacillota bacterium. It encodes these proteins:
- the cpaB gene encoding Flp pilus assembly protein CpaB, coding for MKKRKSSFLLLLLAVVLALGAGGAAVMAVKSYSETVPAIVAARDIPRFTRLTAEMLAVEEVPKASLPEDVIREPGQAGPSTDLRSLLGKYTSVEVLRGDVLRRAHLAEVRGERGLMTARVSALGDGALRAFAVPYSPETAVGGEVREGDRVDIIASVKIDAPAGQVGVGKIVARNVLVLAASKPGGESSGVLVLALRPPEIEDIAFAMSCGRLLFALNPYETDEQAAVTPGVTGRSWLEKYGFETPGPPSAGR